A window of the Bacteroides thetaiotaomicron VPI-5482 genome harbors these coding sequences:
- a CDS encoding DUF4962 domain-containing protein, whose translation MMKQRYYIFLLFVAMLSYSGYAQKSILRLSQQTLMHEVRETPSPLGGQHIAVNPPRFMWPDKFPHLGPVLDGVEEEDHKPEVTYRIRIARDPEFKSEVMTAERNWAFFNPFKLFEKGKWYWQHAYLDKDGKEEWSPVYHFYVDEQTRTFNPPSLQEVLAKFSQSHPRILLDAKDWDQIIERNKNNPEAQLYIQKARKCLNHPLKHLEEEIDTTQVVKLTNIVQYRSALIRESRKIVDREEANIEAMVRAYLLTKDEVYYKEGIKRLSEILSWKDSKYFAGDFNRSTILSMSTSAYDAWYNLLTPAEKQLLLETISENAHKFYHEYVNHLENRIADNHVWQMTFRILNMAAFATYGELPMASTWVDYCYNEWVSRLPGLNTDGGWHNGDSYFHVNLRTLIEVPAFYSRISGFDFFADPWYNNNALYVIYHQPPFSKSAGHGNSHETKMKPNGTRVGYADALARECNNPWAAAYARTILEKEPDIMKKSFLGKAGDLTWYRCITDKALPKEEHSLAELPMTKVFNETGIATMHTSLGDIEKNTMLSFRSSPYGSTSHALANQNAFNTFYGGKAIFYSSGHRTGFTDDHCMYSYRNTRAHNSILVNGMTQTIGTEGYGWIPRWYEGEKISYMVGDASNAYGKITAPIWLKRGELSGTQYTPEKGWDENKLKMFRRHIIQLGNTGVYVIYDELEGKEAVTWSYLLHTVELPMEMQELPDEVKVTGKNKDGGISVAHLFSSAKTEQAIVDTFFCAPTNWKNVTNAQGKAVKYPNHWHFSSTTIPCKTARFLTVMDTHGNNRADMKVVRQGNTVQVGDWIITCNLTEKGKAAISVTHQAEKVSLKYDAGKKEGATIITDQVQGKQVNKVLTDYLPDFEI comes from the coding sequence ATGATGAAACAACGATATTATATTTTCCTGTTATTTGTAGCTATGCTTTCCTATAGTGGATATGCGCAGAAAAGCATCCTGCGTCTGAGTCAGCAGACGCTGATGCATGAAGTCCGCGAAACACCTTCTCCACTGGGCGGTCAGCACATAGCAGTCAATCCGCCGCGTTTCATGTGGCCGGATAAGTTCCCCCACCTCGGACCTGTGCTTGACGGAGTGGAAGAAGAAGATCACAAACCGGAAGTGACATACCGCATCCGTATCGCACGTGATCCTGAGTTTAAATCGGAAGTAATGACCGCCGAAAGAAACTGGGCTTTCTTCAATCCTTTCAAACTCTTTGAAAAAGGGAAATGGTATTGGCAGCACGCCTACCTTGATAAGGACGGCAAAGAAGAATGGTCGCCCGTCTATCATTTCTATGTGGACGAGCAGACACGTACGTTCAATCCTCCCTCCTTGCAAGAAGTGCTGGCGAAGTTCTCTCAAAGCCATCCCCGTATCCTGCTCGATGCCAAAGACTGGGATCAGATCATCGAGCGGAACAAGAATAATCCGGAAGCGCAGCTCTATATTCAGAAAGCAAGGAAATGCCTCAATCATCCATTGAAACATCTGGAGGAGGAAATCGATACCACCCAAGTAGTCAAATTGACGAACATCGTACAATATCGCTCGGCATTGATTCGGGAAAGCCGCAAGATAGTAGACCGCGAAGAAGCGAACATAGAAGCTATGGTACGCGCTTATCTGCTGACGAAAGACGAAGTGTACTACAAAGAAGGTATCAAACGTCTTTCCGAAATTCTTTCGTGGAAAGACAGTAAGTACTTCGCAGGAGATTTCAACCGCTCCACGATTCTGTCCATGAGTACTTCCGCTTATGATGCATGGTACAATCTGTTAACGCCTGCCGAGAAACAGTTGCTTCTCGAAACGATCAGCGAAAACGCCCATAAGTTTTATCATGAATATGTGAATCATCTGGAAAACCGTATTGCCGACAATCATGTATGGCAGATGACTTTCCGTATTCTGAATATGGCAGCTTTTGCTACATACGGTGAATTGCCGATGGCTTCCACTTGGGTAGATTATTGCTATAACGAATGGGTATCCCGTCTGCCGGGACTCAACACCGACGGAGGATGGCACAACGGTGACTCTTATTTCCATGTCAACCTTCGTACATTGATCGAAGTTCCCGCTTTCTATTCACGTATCAGCGGTTTCGATTTCTTTGCCGATCCCTGGTATAACAACAATGCGCTCTATGTAATCTATCATCAGCCTCCGTTCTCCAAATCTGCGGGACACGGCAACTCCCATGAAACGAAAATGAAACCGAACGGGACACGGGTCGGCTATGCGGATGCTTTAGCACGTGAATGCAATAATCCGTGGGCAGCCGCCTACGCACGTACCATTCTGGAGAAAGAACCGGATATCATGAAAAAGTCTTTTCTTGGAAAAGCAGGTGATCTGACCTGGTATCGCTGCATTACTGACAAGGCACTCCCGAAAGAAGAACACTCATTGGCAGAGTTGCCGATGACGAAAGTATTTAATGAAACGGGAATTGCTACGATGCATACTTCGTTGGGGGATATAGAAAAGAACACAATGTTGTCATTCCGTTCCAGTCCATACGGTTCAACTTCGCACGCATTGGCCAATCAGAATGCATTTAATACCTTCTATGGAGGCAAGGCGATCTTCTATAGCAGCGGACATCGTACCGGTTTTACCGATGACCATTGTATGTATTCCTATCGAAACACCCGTGCGCACAATAGTATTCTGGTCAACGGAATGACTCAGACTATAGGAACGGAAGGTTACGGATGGATTCCCCGTTGGTATGAAGGAGAAAAGATTTCGTATATGGTGGGAGACGCTTCCAATGCTTACGGAAAGATCACAGCTCCTATCTGGTTGAAACGTGGTGAACTTTCCGGCACGCAGTACACTCCCGAAAAGGGATGGGATGAGAACAAACTGAAGATGTTCCGTCGGCACATCATTCAATTAGGCAATACGGGAGTGTATGTGATTTATGATGAACTGGAAGGAAAAGAAGCGGTCACATGGAGCTATCTGCTGCATACGGTAGAACTTCCGATGGAAATGCAGGAACTTCCTGATGAAGTGAAAGTTACGGGAAAGAATAAGGATGGAGGCATCTCTGTTGCTCATCTTTTCAGTTCGGCAAAGACGGAACAGGCCATCGTAGATACCTTCTTCTGCGCTCCAACCAACTGGAAGAATGTAACCAATGCCCAAGGAAAAGCTGTGAAGTATCCCAATCACTGGCATTTTTCGTCTACTACCATTCCATGTAAAACTGCCCGTTTCCTCACCGTTATGGATACACATGGAAATAACCGTGCGGATATGAAAGTGGTTCGCCAAGGCAATACCGTACAAGTAGGCGACTGGATTATTACCTGCAATCTGACGGAGAAAGGGAAAGCGGCAATCAGCGTCACCCATCAAGCGGAAAAGGTTTCTTTGAAATACGATGCCGGCAAGAAGGAAGGTGCGACTATCATCACAGATCAAGTACAAGGGAAACAGGTCAATAAGGTTCTGACTGACTATTTACCGGATTTTGAGATATAA
- a CDS encoding sugar MFS transporter → MKKNLGMLALIMAFWFTISFITNILGPLIPDIIHNFNLSDLAMAGFIPTSFFLAYAIMSIPAGLLIDRFGEKPVLFCGFLMPFIGTILFACMHTYPMLLASSFIIGLGMAMLQTVLNPLQRTVGGEENYAFIAELAQFMFGIASFLSPLAYTYLIRELDPATYTAGKSLILDLLADMTPQDMPWVSLYWVFTLLLLVMLIAVGVSHFPKIELKEDEKSGSKDSYLALFKQKYVWLFFLGIFCYVSTEQGTSIFMSTFLEQYHGVNPQTEGAQAVSYFWGLMTAGCLVGMILLKLIDSKRLLQVSGVLTIVLLLAALFGSKDVSLIAFPAIGFSISMMYSIVFSLALNSASQHHGSFAGILCSAIVGGAGGPMIVSTLADATSLRTGMLSILLFVGYITFIGFWAHPLINNKTISLKELLKK, encoded by the coding sequence ATGAAGAAAAATCTAGGAATGCTGGCGCTGATTATGGCGTTCTGGTTCACTATCTCGTTTATTACCAATATTCTGGGACCGCTTATTCCGGACATTATCCACAATTTCAATCTGAGCGATCTTGCGATGGCGGGGTTTATCCCGACTTCCTTCTTTCTGGCTTACGCCATTATGTCCATCCCTGCCGGACTACTGATCGACCGTTTCGGTGAAAAGCCTGTCTTGTTCTGTGGATTCCTGATGCCGTTTATCGGAACCATCCTGTTCGCCTGTATGCATACTTATCCGATGTTGCTAGCTTCATCTTTCATCATCGGTCTGGGAATGGCAATGCTGCAAACCGTGCTGAATCCGCTCCAACGTACTGTAGGAGGAGAAGAAAACTATGCTTTCATCGCTGAACTGGCACAATTTATGTTCGGTATCGCCTCCTTCCTAAGCCCGTTGGCATATACTTATCTGATTCGGGAACTTGATCCTGCCACTTATACAGCAGGAAAAAGCCTTATCCTTGACTTGCTGGCGGATATGACGCCACAAGATATGCCTTGGGTATCTCTCTACTGGGTATTTACCTTATTGTTGCTGGTGATGCTGATTGCCGTCGGCGTTTCGCATTTCCCGAAGATTGAACTGAAAGAAGATGAGAAAAGCGGATCGAAAGATTCCTACCTCGCCCTGTTCAAGCAGAAATATGTATGGTTGTTCTTTCTGGGAATCTTCTGCTATGTCAGTACGGAACAAGGAACCTCTATCTTCATGAGTACCTTCCTCGAACAATATCACGGTGTAAACCCGCAGACGGAAGGTGCGCAGGCAGTCAGCTACTTCTGGGGACTGATGACGGCAGGCTGTCTGGTCGGAATGATTCTTCTGAAACTGATTGACAGCAAACGCCTGCTACAGGTTTCGGGGGTATTGACGATAGTGCTGTTACTAGCCGCTTTATTCGGAAGCAAGGATGTTTCGCTAATCGCCTTTCCTGCTATCGGATTCAGTATTTCCATGATGTACTCTATCGTCTTCTCATTGGCGCTGAACTCGGCTTCACAGCATCACGGCTCATTTGCCGGAATTTTATGTTCGGCTATCGTGGGTGGAGCAGGCGGGCCGATGATTGTGAGTACATTGGCAGATGCTACGTCCCTGCGTACAGGTATGCTGTCTATCCTGCTCTTTGTGGGATATATCACCTTCATCGGTTTCTGGGCACATCCGCTGATCAACAACAAGACAATCAGTCTGAAAGAACTCTTAAAAAAATAA